The Silene latifolia isolate original U9 population chromosome Y, ASM4854445v1, whole genome shotgun sequence sequence ACCCATCAACAACAtttccatcgaaaataatactccccaccTCTGTCGATCTCGACCCCGCCACGTTACTGAACTGACACCTCAAGTACTCGGTTTTACTCCGGCTTAGCCTAAACCCACGATCATCTAAAActaaatatataagataaaatatatgctGATAACTTGACCCGACACTGACCCAACCCGACTTGTCACCCGTTAATGACCTGACCCGAAGACGACCCGACATGAACAGAACTGACCCGAACCCGTCACTGACCCGACGTAACCCGAaaccgatatgacccgacccgctttgacccgacccgtaaccgacccgagtgacccgattgccacctctagtcATAATCTTACTCCTAAGTAGTCATAATCTTACCCGTAACCGACCCGAGTGGTCTTAAAGTTTTCATAGGATTCATAATAGAAAATACGTTGCCAATCGCTCAATGAAACGCCACTCTCTCCACATTAGATTTTTTATTGAGAAGAAAAAGGTTAAATGAACCTCGGTCACTGAAAGATATAATGTGCACTTAAGAGAAGACGCGAGACGAGAGTTTAGCAAACTATGATGCGTTTATCCAATATATCTCGTCACTGTCGAAAATGAACAATAGAAGGGGGCAAAACAATTGTCAAGCCATGGTTCTTATGCTAAGAGAAAGATCAGATATAACTTCATCTAGAATTGCTTCTCCCATGAGGTACAATAAATTGTGAAGGGAGTTGAGTCAAAACAGCACAAGTAACAGAAAGGATCTAAAAAAACAGAAGAAGAAATAGTACATAAGGAAATCAAAATTAGCTAAAAACCTAAAAACTAGTACAACTAGGTACAAAGTTTGATCATTCCATTCTAACAAACATAAAGTGTGCTTCACTCCAAGTACGTCTCCATTACATCAGAATACATTCCGGCCTCGGGATTCCGATATTCCGAAGGGTGGTGGTCAAGTGAAGTCGAAGAACCTGAGGACGACATTCTAGCAGGTAGTGTAAAGCTCCTCTTGAACTTGTTTTCAAGATTCTTCCTCATTTGATCATGATGATTGTCAAGGCTTAAGAAATCATTTGGGTTCAAACTGGGGCCTTCGGGGTTTGAGTTCGGGTCATCAGATTTGGGCCCAATGTTATCGTGGTTGAACAAGAGCTTGGCCTCGTCCGCCCTGCCTGTGAGCGCATTAAAGAAAGAGAGACCATTGGGCCATTTGATGTCTGATTCGTGTTCTCCCATCATTTCAGCCATCCTATTTTCTGCACCATGAGGCATCAAAAACATATGGGGCTCCTCTTTGGCATGAGAGTATCCAGGAGGGCGTTGGAAATTTGgaggcgcgagcatgccggcCGGAGATGGGATGGAACGTGAGCCCCAGTTGAAGAGCGGTGGCGGGCCTAAAGTTGGGGCTGGCTGCTTTGTGGGGAGTGGGGACGATGAGGAAGCGTTTCGAGTTGACGAGAAAAGTCGGGAAAGATAAAATCCTGATTGGTAGCCAAGGGATTCGAAGGTATGCCTCATTCTTAGAACAAAATGAAGATCTTCGGGTATCTGATACAGAAAACATGCATTTTTCAGTTCAGAATTACTGTTAAGAGTGTTAACTTTCAAGACATTAGCTTTTACTACAACATATCCTTTTCTCAAGTTCAAAAATTATTCACCATGTTAGATTGTTATCCTAGTTGAAattaatttctaataataaattcTCACACTTG is a genomic window containing:
- the LOC141634248 gene encoding protein RICE SALT SENSITIVE 3-like isoform X3; translation: MVGTGVGGTGGGGERSKEAVGMMALHEALRGVCLNSDWTYSVFWTIRPRPRVRGGNGCKVGDDNGSLLMGKVASDKCHKWVFKEPSECEPNISNYWQSSFDALPPEWTDQFESGIQTIAVIQAGHGLLQLGSCKIIPEDLHFVLRMRHTFESLGYQSGFYLSRLFSSTRNASSSSPLPTKQPAPTLGPPPLFNWGSRSIPSPAGMLAPPNFQRPPGYSHAKEEPHMFLMPHGAENRMAEMMGEHESDIKWPNGLSFFNALTGRADEAKLLFNHDNIGPKSDDPNSNPEGPSLNPNDFLSLDNHHDQMRKNLENKFKRSFTLPARMSSSGSSTSLDHHPSEYRNPEAGMYSDVMETYLE
- the LOC141634248 gene encoding protein RICE SALT SENSITIVE 3-like isoform X2, whose product is MGVVKIQPFFIFVFLLHFLSLEKSHLFHMIGILSLNLIFDVNLRRVRGGNGCKVGDDNGSLMLMWEDGFCRGRVAECLEEIDGEDPVRKSFSKMSIQLYNYGEGLMGKVASDKCHKWVFKEPSECEPNISNYWQSSFDALPPEWTDQFESGIQTIAVIQAGHGLLQLGSCKIIPEDLHFVLRMRHTFESLGYQSGFYLSRLFSSTRNASSSSPLPTKQPAPTLGPPPLFNWGSRSIPSPAGMLAPPNFQRPPGYSHAKEEPHMFLMPHGAENRMAEMMGEHESDIKWPNGLSFFNALTGRADEAKLLFNHDNIGPKSDDPNSNPEGPSLNPNDFLSLDNHHDQMRKNLENKFKRSFTLPARMSSSGSSTSLDHHPSEYRNPEAGMYSDVMETYLE
- the LOC141634248 gene encoding protein RICE SALT SENSITIVE 3-like isoform X4, producing MGVVKIQPFFIFVFLLHFLSLEKSHLFHMIGILSLNLIFDVNLRRVRGGNGCKVGDDNGSLLMGKVASDKCHKWVFKEPSECEPNISNYWQSSFDALPPEWTDQFESGIQTIAVIQAGHGLLQLGSCKIIPEDLHFVLRMRHTFESLGYQSGFYLSRLFSSTRNASSSSPLPTKQPAPTLGPPPLFNWGSRSIPSPAGMLAPPNFQRPPGYSHAKEEPHMFLMPHGAENRMAEMMGEHESDIKWPNGLSFFNALTGRADEAKLLFNHDNIGPKSDDPNSNPEGPSLNPNDFLSLDNHHDQMRKNLENKFKRSFTLPARMSSSGSSTSLDHHPSEYRNPEAGMYSDVMETYLE
- the LOC141634248 gene encoding protein RICE SALT SENSITIVE 3-like isoform X1 gives rise to the protein MVGTGVGGTGGGGERSKEAVGMMALHEALRGVCLNSDWTYSVFWTIRPRPRVRGGNGCKVGDDNGSLMLMWEDGFCRGRVAECLEEIDGEDPVRKSFSKMSIQLYNYGEGLMGKVASDKCHKWVFKEPSECEPNISNYWQSSFDALPPEWTDQFESGIQTIAVIQAGHGLLQLGSCKIIPEDLHFVLRMRHTFESLGYQSGFYLSRLFSSTRNASSSSPLPTKQPAPTLGPPPLFNWGSRSIPSPAGMLAPPNFQRPPGYSHAKEEPHMFLMPHGAENRMAEMMGEHESDIKWPNGLSFFNALTGRADEAKLLFNHDNIGPKSDDPNSNPEGPSLNPNDFLSLDNHHDQMRKNLENKFKRSFTLPARMSSSGSSTSLDHHPSEYRNPEAGMYSDVMETYLE
- the LOC141634248 gene encoding protein RICE SALT SENSITIVE 3-like isoform X5; this translates as MLMWEDGFCRGRVAECLEEIDGEDPVRKSFSKMSIQLYNYGEGLMGKVASDKCHKWVFKEPSECEPNISNYWQSSFDALPPEWTDQFESGIQTIAVIQAGHGLLQLGSCKIIPEDLHFVLRMRHTFESLGYQSGFYLSRLFSSTRNASSSSPLPTKQPAPTLGPPPLFNWGSRSIPSPAGMLAPPNFQRPPGYSHAKEEPHMFLMPHGAENRMAEMMGEHESDIKWPNGLSFFNALTGRADEAKLLFNHDNIGPKSDDPNSNPEGPSLNPNDFLSLDNHHDQMRKNLENKFKRSFTLPARMSSSGSSTSLDHHPSEYRNPEAGMYSDVMETYLE
- the LOC141634248 gene encoding protein RICE SALT SENSITIVE 3-like isoform X6; this encodes MGKVASDKCHKWVFKEPSECEPNISNYWQSSFDALPPEWTDQFESGIQTIAVIQAGHGLLQLGSCKIIPEDLHFVLRMRHTFESLGYQSGFYLSRLFSSTRNASSSSPLPTKQPAPTLGPPPLFNWGSRSIPSPAGMLAPPNFQRPPGYSHAKEEPHMFLMPHGAENRMAEMMGEHESDIKWPNGLSFFNALTGRADEAKLLFNHDNIGPKSDDPNSNPEGPSLNPNDFLSLDNHHDQMRKNLENKFKRSFTLPARMSSSGSSTSLDHHPSEYRNPEAGMYSDVMETYLE